One Hyphomicrobium sp. CS1GBMeth3 DNA segment encodes these proteins:
- the pqqA gene encoding pyrroloquinoline quinone precursor peptide PqqA, which produces MKTWIKPAVREQEVGLEVTSYLPAEIDII; this is translated from the coding sequence ATGAAGACCTGGATCAAGCCCGCAGTTCGTGAGCAGGAAGTCGGCCTCGAGGTTACTTCGTACCTGCCGGCCGAGATCGACATCATCTAA
- the pqqB gene encoding pyrroloquinoline quinone biosynthesis protein PqqB produces MLIRILGAAAGGGFPQWNCSCRNCADVRAGKLGFRARTQCSLAVSANGIDWVLLNTAPDLRQQINDTPELGARADGGLRNSPIKAAVLTGGDVDFIAGLLNLRELQPFTVYGSSRVLATLADNSVFNVLDPSVVERRELNLGSATAIHGAGGDTGLVIEAFAVPGKIALYLESGAASDNYGSREGDAIGLKISAPETGKHFFYVPGCATLDAELAERLKDAPLVFFDGTLYTDDEMIRQGLMKKTGQRMGHISISGAEGSITAFEPLNVARKIYVHINNSNPVLDDNSPERRATEAAGWEVGYDGMEIRV; encoded by the coding sequence ATGCTTATCAGGATCCTGGGGGCAGCTGCTGGCGGCGGCTTTCCTCAATGGAACTGTAGTTGCCGCAACTGTGCCGATGTCAGAGCTGGAAAGCTGGGCTTCCGGGCCCGCACGCAGTGCTCGCTCGCGGTTTCCGCGAACGGGATCGACTGGGTGTTGCTGAACACGGCGCCTGACCTGCGCCAGCAGATCAACGATACGCCCGAGCTCGGCGCCCGTGCGGACGGTGGTCTGCGCAACAGCCCGATCAAGGCGGCCGTGCTGACAGGCGGCGACGTCGATTTCATCGCGGGGCTGCTCAACCTGCGCGAGCTGCAGCCGTTCACGGTCTATGGCTCGTCGCGGGTGCTGGCGACGCTGGCCGATAACTCCGTGTTCAACGTGCTCGATCCCTCCGTCGTGGAACGGCGCGAACTCAACCTCGGATCCGCGACCGCCATTCATGGTGCGGGGGGCGATACGGGCCTCGTCATCGAGGCGTTCGCGGTGCCCGGCAAGATCGCGCTCTACCTCGAGAGCGGGGCGGCGTCCGATAATTACGGCAGCCGAGAGGGTGATGCGATCGGCCTCAAAATCTCGGCGCCCGAGACCGGCAAGCACTTTTTCTACGTACCGGGCTGCGCGACCCTCGATGCCGAGCTCGCCGAGCGCCTCAAGGACGCGCCGCTCGTGTTCTTCGACGGCACACTCTATACCGACGACGAGATGATCCGGCAGGGCCTCATGAAAAAGACAGGCCAACGCATGGGACATATCTCGATCTCGGGGGCCGAGGGCTCGATCACGGCGTTCGAGCCGCTCAACGTGGCTCGAAAGATCTACGTGCACATCAACAACTCGAACCCGGTGCTCGACGACAACTCGCCCGAGCGCCGCGCGACGGAAGCCGCCGGCTGGGAGGTCGGCTATGACGGAATGGAGATCAGGGTATGA